The sequence CATGGTATGCAAGAGCATACCCGCCAACGATTATATATTTAACTTTTTGTTCGTTGAATAAGTTTAGCAGATCGTTGAAGTCTGGGTGAATTTCCATTGTATTGACGCCTTAATAATTCTACACATGATAAGCGTTCTTCTGGTGTTTGTGTTAACCAAAAAGCTAAATCAGTATTTTGTTTTTTTGAAACCCGTTTTACAACCTTTATCATAATAATCTCAAATTCGTTTTTTATAATTTACTTTTTAATAGCAGCAATACAAATAGTTAATATTTATTATCACATAACGTCTGGATTGAGTTGGATTCGAGGAACGAGAATCTCAACTCCGATCCTTGGTTGAACGAAGCCGCCCTGCGGCAGGCTGTGCTTGTGTAAGTCATTTTCTCCCCTTGTCAAAACTTTCCTCGGTGCCTTTTAATTTGTAGTTTGGTCTTCTTTTACGGTAGTTTTTCTCTGTAGCTTATCAAGGACACAGTTTTGTGTTCTGGCTTAATTAAACGGAGAAAAATGATGAATGATTCATTCCAAAAATATTATAGAGCGATGCAATTGGAGCTTAAGCTCCAAGCTAAGGCAAAGAGTACAGTGGACAACTACTTGCGAGCTTTGCGTCGCGTCAATGATTTGATTGCTTCGCCTCTTGATCAACTTAAAGAAGAGGAGCTCAAGCTCTACTTTTCTGAATTGGTGGATACTTATTCCTGGAGCACGGTGAAGATGGATCGCTGTGCCCTAAGTTTTTTTTATCAATACGTGCTCAAGCGCGAGTGGAAATGGCTCGAAATTGTTCGTATCCCCCGAGTAAAATCCTTACCCGATATCCTCAGCCAAGATGAAACTTTACTGATTTTGTCTCATTTGGAAAAAGCTCGCTATCGAACTTGTCTCACAGCAATTTATTCCATGGGTCTACGCATCAGCGAGGGTGTGAGAATTCAAACAGGCGACATTTGCAAGGATCGCATGCGTTTACATGTGCGCAATTCCAAGGGCTACAAAGACCGTCTCGTTCCCTTGCCCCAAGTGACTTACCAGATGCTAAGGGATTACTGGGTGATGCACCGCAATCCGCTACTGCTATTTCCGCGTTATGCCGGGAAAAGTCGTAGCAATTCCAAAACGACTTTGCACATGGATAAGGGCGGGGTGCAGTCGGCCTTTAAAGCGGCTTTGGCTGATAGTGGCCTCGCCAAACAGGTGTCGGTGCATTCCCTGCGTCATTCCTATGCAACACATT comes from Lentisphaera araneosa HTCC2155 and encodes:
- a CDS encoding tyrosine-type recombinase/integrase produces the protein MMNDSFQKYYRAMQLELKLQAKAKSTVDNYLRALRRVNDLIASPLDQLKEEELKLYFSELVDTYSWSTVKMDRCALSFFYQYVLKREWKWLEIVRIPRVKSLPDILSQDETLLILSHLEKARYRTCLTAIYSMGLRISEGVRIQTGDICKDRMRLHVRNSKGYKDRLVPLPQVTYQMLRDYWVMHRNPLLLFPRYAGKSRSNSKTTLHMDKGGVQSAFKAALADSGLAKQVSVHSLRHSYATH